The sequence below is a genomic window from Paenibacillus silvisoli.
GGATCGATATTCAGACGGACTTGGGATTGGACGTTCTCGTGCATGGCGAGTTCGAGCGTACCGACATGGTCGAGTTTTTCGGCGAGAAGCTGGCCGGGTTCGCGTTCACGGCAAACGGCTGGGTGCAGTCGTACGGCTCGCGCTGCGTGAAGCCGCCGATCATCTTCGGCGATGTGGAGCTTGATACGCCGATGACCGTGGAAGAAACCGTTTATGCGCAGTCGTTGACGGAGCTGCCGGTGAAGGGGATGCTGACCGGTCCGATCACGATTCTGAACTGGTCGTTCGTTCGCGATGACCTGTCCCGCGAAGAAGTGGCGTATCAGATCGCGCTGGCCTTGCGGAAGGAAGTTGAGGCGTTGGAGGCGGCCGGCATCGGCATGATTCAAGTCGATGAGCCGGCGATTCGCGAAGGCTTGCCGCTGAAACGGGAGCAATGGCCGCATTATTTGAATTGGGCGGTACGCGCCTTCCGTCTGGCGACGGCAACGGTGAAGGACGAAACGCAAATTCATACGCATATGTGCTATAGCGAGTTTAACGAAATCATCGATGCGATCAGCGCGCTCGACGCCGATGTCATCTCGATCGAAACGTCCCGCAGCCACGGGGAATTAATCGCGAGCTTCGAGAATAAGACGTATGACAAGGGCATCGGCTTAGGCGTGTACGATATTCATAGTCCGCGCATCCCGGCTGTGGGAGAGATGGAAGCGATGATCGACCGCGCGCTGCGCGTGCTCGCGCCGGAGCAGTTCTGGATCAATCCGGACTGCGGCTTGAAGACGCGCAGGGAAGAAGAGACCGTGCTCGCGCTGCGGAATATGGTGGAAGCGACGAAGTCGGCGCGCGCGAAGTATGCCGTGCAAGCGAACGCTTAGCCAGGTTTCAGGCGGGCAGTAAATTGATAAATAGGAATCGGTGATCGCTATGATAAATGAAGATGTCCGGCTGCAAGAACAACAAGATAAGGCGAAGGTATGTCCCATTTGTCATAGCCGAAACGACTGCGAAGGGAGCCATGCTTGCTGGTGCGCCGGCGAGCTGTTCCCGAGCGGGATTTTCGAGCTGGTTCCTGTTGAGCTGCGAGGGAAGGCATGCATTTGCATCGATTGCTTGAATGAATTCATGATGGCGAATGGAGAGAAACGGCGGAACAAATAGCGTAGTTCGTCCGTCCAAAAGTCGCCCATTCACGAATAATTTGTACGAAATTTCGTACAAAAATCGTGGTTCGCACGATGAATCTGTTGATTATGTACGATATTTCGTACACTACGAGTAATTCGCTAGTCAAAACCTTCGAAGAAGTACGAATTATCGTACAAAACGATAATCTCACCATCTGAAGCATTCGACTGCGTACGATTAATCATACAAAAGTTAAGCTGAGCTCGAGTGGCATGCTGAATGCGGCCCCGTAGCTCAGTTTTTTTATTTTCACCCTCTAGCCAGCTGGAAAAATATTCTGTATTCTATTCAAGCTGCATCAATACGGTCGAGGAGGCGCTCATCATCGCAACATTTCCAGACATTAGAAAGCATCCGGATTTCGTTAGCCCGCAATCGAAGGCGTGGAATGAACAG
It includes:
- a CDS encoding cysteine-rich CWC family protein → MINEDVRLQEQQDKAKVCPICHSRNDCEGSHACWCAGELFPSGIFELVPVELRGKACICIDCLNEFMMANGEKRRNK